A window of Candidatus Gastranaerophilales bacterium contains these coding sequences:
- a CDS encoding DNA adenine methylase gives MTLLIDKRETKKQDKYLINWIGGKRLLRKVISELIPNDIGSYIEPFGGGAWVLFYKEKWANLEVYNDLDNDLFTLFTVVKYHPEEFAKELQWMYNSRALFQHTLASKPVTDIQRAAKFFYLIQRSYGAKGSHFATVRNGFASGGKSHLNVINRIWSAADKVCIENLDYLELIKKYDCDSAFFYLDPPYVQGADYYKTVEKTFNHKKLRDCLAKIKGRWLLSYDDTPEIRELYKKYTIIEVSRQNTLNNAVKGTFKELLIKNY, from the coding sequence ATGACATTATTAATCGACAAACGAGAAACAAAAAAACAAGATAAATATTTGATTAACTGGATCGGAGGCAAAAGACTCCTTAGAAAAGTTATATCCGAATTAATTCCCAATGATATTGGCAGCTATATTGAGCCTTTTGGTGGTGGAGCTTGGGTTCTTTTTTATAAAGAAAAATGGGCTAATTTAGAAGTTTATAATGATTTAGACAATGATTTATTTACTTTATTTACCGTAGTTAAATACCATCCTGAAGAGTTTGCAAAAGAGCTTCAATGGATGTATAACAGCCGTGCTTTATTCCAACATACGTTGGCTTCTAAGCCAGTTACGGACATTCAAAGAGCTGCTAAGTTTTTCTATTTAATTCAACGTTCTTATGGTGCTAAAGGTTCTCATTTTGCAACAGTGAGAAATGGCTTTGCAAGTGGTGGTAAATCGCATTTAAATGTAATAAATAGAATCTGGAGTGCTGCAGATAAAGTTTGCATCGAAAACCTTGATTACTTAGAACTTATAAAAAAATATGATTGTGATAGTGCTTTCTTTTATCTTGACCCTCCTTATGTTCAAGGGGCAGATTATTACAAAACAGTTGAAAAGACTTTCAATCATAAAAAATTAAGAGATTGCCTTGCGAAAATCAAGGGACGTTGGTTGCTTTCTTATGACGATACGCCAGAGATAAGAGAGTTATACAAAAAGTACACAATAATAGAAGTATCAAGACAAAATACTTTGAATAATGCAGTTAAAGGCACATTTAAAGAATTATTGATAAAAAATTACTAA
- a CDS encoding phage virion morphogenesis protein, with protein MGTSIEVSINDKEILDYLYKYAMQVKNMKPMLRKIAHIIKTDIDDNFKTEGKNNSQSWQEWSLPWAKIRKKKGRGEGKIMQFNGELRTSFTRKVTDTDAIVGTNKKYAAIHNFGGPVKTRNGGKFEMPKREYASWSDSLKTKVLAEIVYELKKLDYKEFID; from the coding sequence ATGGGTACATCAATAGAAGTATCAATAAACGATAAAGAGATATTAGATTATCTATATAAATATGCTATGCAAGTTAAGAATATGAAGCCTATGTTGCGCAAGATTGCACATATAATTAAAACAGACATAGATGACAATTTCAAAACAGAAGGTAAAAATAACAGCCAAAGCTGGCAAGAATGGTCTTTGCCCTGGGCAAAAATCAGAAAGAAAAAAGGACGTGGCGAAGGTAAAATAATGCAGTTTAACGGCGAATTAAGGACGTCATTTACCAGAAAAGTTACTGATACAGATGCCATCGTAGGAACAAATAAAAAATATGCAGCAATCCATAACTTTGGTGGCCCTGTTAAAACTCGCAACGGTGGAAAGTTCGAAATGCCTAAACGCGAATACGCTAGTTGGTCAGACAGCCTAAAAACAAAAGTTCTAGCAGAAATTGTGTATGAGTTAAAAAAGCTGGATTATAAAGAGTTTATTGATTAA